A window from Actinomycetospora corticicola encodes these proteins:
- a CDS encoding TIGR03084 family metal-binding protein produces MPVSMDALADDLAAESAELRAVLAALTEDQWRQETPAEGWTILDQVSHLAYFDDVALRSATDPDAFAAEKAAMDAEGGVSPDTIAARFRSMSGADMLAWFDEARIDLIAAFRELDPKTRVPWFGPAMSAASSLTARIMETWAHAQDVYDTVDATHVPSDRIRHVAHIGVGARPFSYLAHGLEMPDVPIRVELTAPDGATWTWGPEGAPDRITGPAEDFALLITQRRHQDDLALTVEGPAATEWARIGQAFAGEAGTGRKPL; encoded by the coding sequence GCCGTGCTGGCGGCGTTGACCGAGGACCAGTGGCGGCAGGAGACGCCCGCCGAGGGCTGGACGATCCTCGACCAGGTCTCCCACCTGGCCTACTTCGACGACGTCGCGCTGCGCTCGGCCACCGACCCCGACGCGTTCGCCGCAGAGAAGGCCGCGATGGACGCCGAGGGCGGGGTCAGCCCGGACACGATCGCGGCGCGGTTCCGGTCGATGAGCGGCGCCGACATGCTGGCCTGGTTCGACGAGGCACGCATCGACCTCATCGCCGCGTTCCGGGAGCTCGACCCGAAGACGCGCGTGCCGTGGTTCGGGCCCGCCATGAGCGCCGCCTCGTCGTTGACGGCGCGGATCATGGAGACCTGGGCGCACGCGCAGGACGTCTACGACACCGTCGACGCGACGCACGTCCCGTCGGACCGGATCCGGCACGTGGCCCACATCGGCGTCGGCGCCCGGCCGTTCAGCTACCTGGCCCACGGGCTGGAGATGCCCGACGTCCCGATCCGGGTCGAGCTCACCGCGCCCGACGGCGCGACGTGGACCTGGGGTCCCGAGGGCGCGCCCGACCGGATCACCGGCCCCGCCGAGGACTTCGCGCTGCTCATCACCCAACGACGTCACCAGGACGACCTGGCCCTGACCGTCGAGGGTCCGGCCGCCACCGAGTGGGCGCGCATCGGGCAGGCGTTCGCGGGCGAGGCCGGTACGGGAAGGAAGCCGCTCTGA
- a CDS encoding acyclic terpene utilization AtuA family protein: MTTTPREGNPDATRALESSPHGGRPVRIGNISGFYGDRLNAAREMLDGGPVDVLCGDYLAELTMLILAKAQAKDPDAGYAKTFLTQMRDVLADCVARGIKVVSNAGGLNPAGLAAALEELGSGAKVAYVEGDDLRGSLDAIVPEVTGKPVSANAYLGGWGIAEALAAGADVVVTGRVTDASLVVGPAAWWHGWAREDLDALAGAVVAGHVIECGPQATGGNYSFLDEVTDRRYPGFPIAEVEADGSSVITKHPGTGGLVSVGTVTAQLLYEIAAPAYLGPDCTTHFDTIALAQDGEHRVRISGVRGTPPPPTLKVALNDAGGYRNAMTLVLTGLDIEAKAAFAEQLLFEVLGGRDRFAEVDVRLLRFDHPDAGSNAEATAHLKVTVKDPDPRVVGRSFSNATMELALGGYAGFHTTTPPSAESAFGVYRPAAVPRSAVTHTVVLPDGERRVVADPPTSGDSNASLLAPSDRDATSSSAPTGPTRRVPFGTVVGARSGDKGGDANIGVWARTDEAHAWLRSFLTTERVRELLGPEVADLAIEVHQLPNLRALNVVVHGILGDGVASSTRPDPQAKGLGEYLRSRVVDVPEALLEA; this comes from the coding sequence ATGACCACCACCCCGCGTGAGGGGAACCCTGACGCCACAAGAGCGCTCGAATCCTCCCCTCACGGTGGCCGTCCGGTGCGGATCGGCAACATCTCCGGGTTCTACGGCGACCGCCTGAACGCCGCGCGGGAGATGCTCGACGGCGGCCCCGTCGACGTGCTCTGCGGGGACTACCTCGCCGAACTGACGATGCTGATCCTCGCCAAGGCCCAGGCCAAGGACCCCGACGCCGGGTACGCGAAGACGTTCCTGACGCAGATGCGCGACGTCCTCGCCGACTGCGTCGCGCGCGGGATCAAGGTCGTCTCCAACGCCGGCGGGCTCAACCCCGCCGGACTCGCGGCGGCCCTCGAGGAGCTCGGCAGCGGCGCGAAGGTCGCGTACGTCGAGGGCGACGACCTGCGCGGATCGCTCGACGCGATCGTGCCGGAGGTGACCGGCAAGCCCGTCTCCGCGAACGCCTACCTCGGCGGCTGGGGCATCGCGGAGGCCCTGGCGGCAGGGGCCGACGTGGTGGTGACGGGCCGGGTGACCGACGCGTCGCTCGTCGTCGGGCCCGCGGCCTGGTGGCACGGGTGGGCGCGGGAGGACCTCGACGCGCTGGCCGGCGCGGTCGTCGCGGGGCACGTGATCGAGTGCGGGCCCCAGGCCACCGGTGGCAACTACTCGTTCCTCGACGAGGTCACCGACCGCCGCTACCCCGGGTTCCCGATCGCCGAGGTGGAGGCCGACGGCTCGTCGGTGATCACCAAGCACCCCGGCACCGGCGGGCTCGTGTCGGTCGGGACCGTCACCGCGCAGCTGCTCTACGAGATCGCCGCACCGGCCTACCTCGGCCCGGACTGCACCACCCACTTCGACACGATCGCGCTCGCGCAGGACGGCGAGCACCGCGTGCGGATCTCGGGCGTGCGCGGGACCCCTCCCCCGCCGACGCTCAAGGTCGCGCTGAACGACGCGGGCGGCTACCGGAACGCGATGACGCTGGTGCTCACCGGGCTGGACATCGAGGCGAAGGCGGCGTTCGCCGAGCAGCTGCTGTTCGAGGTGCTCGGGGGGCGCGACCGGTTCGCCGAGGTCGACGTCCGGCTGCTGCGCTTCGACCACCCCGACGCCGGGTCGAACGCCGAGGCCACCGCGCACCTCAAGGTCACGGTGAAGGACCCCGACCCGCGGGTGGTCGGCCGCTCGTTCTCCAACGCCACCATGGAGCTCGCGCTCGGCGGCTACGCGGGCTTCCACACCACCACCCCGCCCAGCGCCGAGTCGGCCTTCGGGGTCTACCGGCCGGCCGCGGTGCCGCGCTCGGCCGTCACGCACACCGTGGTGCTGCCCGACGGCGAGCGGCGGGTCGTGGCGGACCCGCCCACCTCCGGTGACAGCAATGCGTCATTGCTTGCACCCAGTGACAGGGACGCCACATCGTCGTCGGCGCCGACTGGGCCCACCCGCCGCGTCCCGTTCGGCACCGTCGTCGGCGCCCGGTCCGGGGACAAGGGCGGCGACGCGAACATCGGAGTGTGGGCGCGGACCGACGAGGCCCACGCCTGGCTCCGCTCGTTCCTGACGACGGAGCGGGTGCGGGAGCTGCTCGGGCCGGAGGTCGCCGACCTGGCGATCGAGGTCCACCAGCTGCCGAACCTGCGCGCCCTCAACGTCGTCGTGCACGGCATCCTCGGCGACGGCGTGGCGTCCTCGACCCGTCCCGACCCGCAGGCCAAGGGACTCGGCGAGTACCTGCGCAGCCGGGTGGTCGACGTGCCGGAGGCCCTGCTGGAGGCGTGA